Proteins from one Methanococcus maripaludis C5 genomic window:
- a CDS encoding peptidylprolyl isomerase — protein MITKGDTIKVDYTGRFEEGEVFDTSVEAVAKEEGIYEEGRPYMPLEFTVGEGQLIQGFEEAVLGLKVGEEVTVTIPPEKGYGFRDESLIERVPIEAFDEADFEPEEGMVIVAGEEPAVILEVTDADVALDFNHELAGETLQFTIKLIEKL, from the coding sequence TTGATTACCAAAGGAGATACAATTAAAGTAGATTACACCGGCAGATTTGAAGAAGGGGAAGTTTTTGATACCTCAGTAGAAGCTGTGGCTAAAGAAGAAGGAATCTACGAAGAAGGAAGACCATACATGCCTTTGGAATTCACTGTTGGGGAAGGACAGTTAATCCAAGGTTTCGAAGAAGCAGTTTTAGGCCTCAAAGTTGGAGAAGAAGTAACTGTTACAATCCCGCCTGAAAAAGGATACGGATTTAGAGACGAATCTTTAATCGAAAGAGTTCCAATCGAAGCATTCGATGAAGCAGACTTTGAACCTGAAGAAGGAATGGTAATTGTTGCTGGTGAAGAACCTGCGGTAATTTTAGAAGTTACTGATGCAGACGTCGCTCTTGACTTCAATCACGAATTAGCTGGAGAAACACTCCAATTTACAATAAAACTTATAGAAAAACTTTAA
- a CDS encoding zinc ribbon domain-containing protein, whose protein sequence is MNKKSGQALFLVLVMVLSNMGGVIALEPTTLDTCTCNGDSGSGTIIMDCNCTDDRCFNISIISPECASTWCDEVPINGTIVPCVDDELGCADYIKVYYKKLSDYCCDCECGNPEAYEECGWSVVGTDDSLEGECPALWSLDWPICCETDGCYVLRAVLYDGCDMQVGCPSEPVYICFDKGVAVCLDLPASLSCGGTIEGCLNESCDCVDYILITANYTGEGSCLRCPQEDCMPTMTYIVDREDFGNAMCCDYTFDVLFNNLYCGGCYEITATPYADCTDDCMYNGVQIGEKYVGYLEIIREDVCFEIECPAPVTPECGMTLCGPITFSGILNDPCNAAQCIEFYAVKTGNFTLCDGACCAPTCNACDGEIVTLDLELQDLPENICPNCGAEMDPIICGACGGIVTGYSCPNCGYPSNEDIGTGVPECICGIPEDHDNYICKCALYDMEYLGCTYATMPNWTFTTNEFCDFDSGCYEVYAVVIDKCECYYEYRYDTVEFAYCNERNLTIELEDCVYEDCWMGDNCYKVYDIQSGTVTAYGDITVPTCWIDYPDYVALEYDFGEKVYDKCSWHIEWDDKWKDASCTDGSITWTYEGACLKSGTWETDWCTPEDIQNEEGKYVRIRGVATGGCGEFESEPIGTSIYNEFDVNIIDPCEGNTIYNGKVIRGFVWVDTDCCGWWCWPGCNNWPDEDEVCLPDHVDLYWREYGTENWLPMDSAFLSWKNSEQYIDFTDYGIDPLYPNLPDFRWCDNYAYWDVTWTSCMVNCIDNGHYEIKAVVEPCENDECGDFERAEYIIDIYVDDTSGVTISKPIDGQTVCDNFWVYGTAVGAGVSNVDFYVSEDNSSWTLYKEDIDVNVEDGRWKAALNTCCFEDGPLYLKAVVTGPCDQSESNVMVNVNNAIEIDITCPDCCVYYVTGTKAPIRGTLTGCLVDERVGGVKIYTPSGELIGDVSNETFRYIGDGTWEWGLCFNPCELNNASTQIRAEADYYCGNTITTITTEYECMQYDPDLVVLDITSPGVEPTVAGTITIEGTVQCMCLDYLEFEYREICEPTGEPIGDWTNFPDVSTIYLPITCDCEGMIWTIDLNTCGMDGLYEIKASAYGWPCEGAIASDMSMIDVDNTFGITLTTPAINSGVKNGTIEVGGTVENCPVIDTIELWYIDQGIPNMITDEITCSDGLWNYMWDTTTMEDGCYCIVAYAYDDDCGSMEATKTRAVCINNSGIPAEINETNTTIDRECVSILTACYLPCTTLYVTFNDTVSINDSYEPYADPLAGFDISGGSFGTGAWMEEDGTNDHRIIVHLGTGHTIASGTSGISIKINQTAILGPHGFPIVDCSALLKGISIPESSGTSESSGTIELENMKMFSVPGKVDTEQMIIDAGIAEGSFVKYTNGRWEQVTEFQPLEGYVYIGTFEGSMPIYIEDLLPTDTPPEIQLASGWNLVGVNTYGGSLDHVACEDFIGTAPISKLLEFSSSGWLKLSGSDPLEPTNAYWAYADSSCSFAGQ, encoded by the coding sequence GTGAATAAAAAATCAGGACAAGCACTATTCTTGGTACTTGTTATGGTTCTCTCAAATATGGGGGGTGTTATAGCACTTGAACCTACTACTTTAGATACTTGCACTTGTAATGGTGACAGTGGTTCAGGTACTATCATTATGGACTGTAACTGTACTGATGATAGATGTTTTAATATTAGTATTATTTCACCAGAATGCGCATCCACGTGGTGTGATGAAGTGCCAATTAACGGGACAATCGTACCATGCGTTGATGATGAATTGGGATGTGCTGACTACATAAAAGTATATTATAAAAAATTAAGCGACTACTGCTGTGACTGTGAATGCGGTAATCCTGAAGCTTATGAAGAATGCGGATGGAGTGTTGTCGGTACCGATGATTCTTTAGAAGGAGAATGTCCTGCATTGTGGAGTTTAGACTGGCCTATCTGCTGTGAAACTGATGGCTGTTACGTATTAAGAGCCGTACTCTACGATGGTTGTGATATGCAAGTAGGATGTCCTTCAGAGCCCGTATACATATGCTTCGATAAAGGGGTTGCTGTATGCCTAGATCTTCCAGCATCACTTTCCTGCGGAGGAACTATCGAAGGATGTTTAAATGAATCCTGCGATTGCGTTGACTATATTTTAATAACTGCAAACTACACTGGAGAAGGCTCTTGTCTTAGATGTCCTCAGGAAGATTGCATGCCTACTATGACATACATTGTCGATAGAGAAGACTTTGGAAACGCAATGTGCTGTGACTACACTTTTGATGTATTATTTAACAACCTTTACTGCGGAGGATGCTATGAAATAACTGCTACACCTTACGCAGACTGCACTGATGACTGTATGTATAATGGCGTACAGATCGGTGAAAAATACGTGGGATATCTCGAAATTATAAGGGAAGATGTATGCTTTGAAATAGAATGCCCTGCGCCAGTTACGCCAGAATGTGGTATGACACTTTGTGGGCCAATTACATTTTCAGGTATCCTAAACGATCCTTGTAATGCTGCACAATGTATTGAATTTTATGCAGTAAAAACAGGAAACTTCACGCTTTGTGATGGAGCTTGCTGTGCACCAACATGCAATGCATGCGATGGAGAAATTGTAACATTGGATTTAGAACTTCAGGACTTACCTGAAAACATCTGTCCAAATTGTGGTGCAGAAATGGATCCAATTATCTGCGGTGCATGCGGTGGAATAGTTACAGGATATTCCTGTCCAAATTGCGGATATCCATCAAATGAAGATATTGGAACCGGAGTTCCAGAATGTATCTGTGGAATTCCTGAAGATCATGATAACTACATTTGTAAATGTGCGTTATACGATATGGAATACCTTGGATGCACATATGCTACAATGCCAAACTGGACATTCACAACAAATGAATTTTGTGATTTTGATTCAGGATGCTACGAAGTATACGCCGTAGTTATTGACAAATGTGAATGCTACTATGAATACAGATACGACACTGTAGAATTTGCATACTGCAATGAAAGAAACCTGACAATAGAACTTGAAGATTGCGTATACGAAGACTGTTGGATGGGTGATAATTGCTATAAAGTATACGATATTCAGAGTGGAACAGTTACTGCATACGGTGATATCACAGTCCCAACATGCTGGATAGATTACCCGGACTATGTAGCCCTTGAATATGACTTTGGGGAAAAAGTATATGACAAATGCTCATGGCATATCGAGTGGGACGACAAATGGAAAGATGCAAGCTGTACAGATGGTTCAATTACATGGACTTATGAAGGAGCATGCCTCAAATCAGGAACTTGGGAAACTGACTGGTGTACTCCAGAAGATATTCAAAATGAAGAAGGAAAATACGTAAGAATAAGGGGTGTTGCGACAGGAGGTTGCGGTGAATTTGAATCCGAACCTATTGGAACAAGTATCTACAACGAATTTGACGTTAATATAATCGATCCTTGCGAAGGAAATACAATATACAACGGTAAAGTCATAAGAGGATTCGTATGGGTAGATACAGACTGTTGCGGCTGGTGGTGCTGGCCAGGATGTAATAATTGGCCAGATGAGGATGAAGTATGCCTACCTGACCACGTAGATCTCTACTGGAGAGAATATGGAACCGAAAACTGGTTACCAATGGACAGTGCATTCCTCAGCTGGAAAAACAGCGAACAGTACATCGACTTTACTGATTACGGAATAGATCCACTATATCCAAACTTGCCAGACTTCAGATGGTGTGACAACTATGCATACTGGGATGTAACGTGGACTTCATGCATGGTAAACTGCATAGATAACGGACACTACGAAATAAAAGCAGTTGTAGAACCATGTGAAAATGACGAATGCGGCGACTTTGAACGCGCAGAATACATTATAGACATCTATGTAGATGATACATCAGGCGTTACAATCTCAAAACCAATCGACGGACAGACTGTATGCGATAACTTCTGGGTATACGGTACGGCAGTCGGTGCTGGAGTTTCAAACGTAGACTTCTATGTATCAGAAGATAACTCATCTTGGACATTGTACAAAGAAGATATCGATGTAAATGTAGAAGATGGACGCTGGAAAGCTGCACTTAACACTTGCTGCTTTGAAGATGGACCATTATACTTAAAAGCTGTAGTTACAGGCCCATGTGACCAGAGTGAAAGCAATGTAATGGTTAATGTAAACAACGCTATTGAAATCGATATAACCTGTCCTGACTGTTGTGTATACTATGTAACAGGAACCAAAGCACCTATAAGAGGTACTTTAACAGGATGCTTGGTAGATGAAAGAGTAGGGGGCGTAAAAATATACACCCCAAGTGGCGAACTTATTGGGGACGTATCCAATGAAACTTTCAGATATATCGGTGACGGTACATGGGAGTGGGGACTTTGCTTTAACCCATGTGAATTGAATAATGCATCAACACAGATTCGTGCTGAAGCAGATTACTATTGTGGAAATACAATAACAACAATAACAACAGAATACGAATGCATGCAATATGACCCTGATCTTGTAGTATTGGATATTACTAGTCCAGGAGTTGAACCTACAGTTGCAGGAACTATTACGATAGAAGGTACTGTACAATGCATGTGCTTAGATTACTTAGAATTCGAATACAGAGAAATATGCGAACCTACTGGAGAGCCTATTGGAGACTGGACTAATTTCCCAGATGTCAGTACGATATACCTGCCTATAACATGCGACTGTGAAGGTATGATATGGACAATCGATCTCAACACTTGCGGAATGGACGGACTCTATGAAATAAAGGCTTCAGCATACGGCTGGCCATGTGAAGGCGCAATCGCATCAGACATGAGCATGATTGATGTGGATAACACCTTTGGAATTACATTAACAACCCCTGCAATAAATTCAGGAGTTAAAAATGGTACAATAGAAGTTGGAGGTACGGTTGAAAACTGCCCTGTAATTGATACTATCGAATTATGGTATATTGATCAGGGAATTCCAAATATGATTACAGATGAAATTACCTGTAGTGATGGTCTTTGGAACTACATGTGGGATACCACAACTATGGAAGATGGATGCTACTGCATTGTTGCTTACGCATATGATGACGATTGTGGCAGCATGGAAGCAACCAAAACAAGAGCCGTATGTATCAATAATAGTGGAATACCTGCAGAAATTAATGAAACAAACACTACGATAGACAGAGAATGTGTATCAATACTTACTGCATGCTACTTACCATGCACTACCCTATACGTAACATTTAATGATACAGTAAGCATTAACGATTCCTACGAGCCTTATGCTGACCCATTGGCTGGATTTGATATATCTGGTGGAAGCTTTGGTACAGGCGCTTGGATGGAAGAAGATGGCACAAATGACCATAGAATTATAGTACACTTGGGTACCGGCCACACAATTGCTTCGGGAACAAGTGGAATATCAATCAAAATAAATCAAACTGCAATACTTGGCCCACACGGCTTCCCAATAGTGGATTGCAGTGCATTATTGAAAGGAATTTCAATACCTGAAAGTTCAGGAACATCCGAAAGTTCAGGAACAATTGAACTTGAAAACATGAAAATGTTCTCTGTACCTGGAAAAGTAGATACTGAACAGATGATTATCGATGCAGGCATTGCAGAAGGTTCCTTTGTAAAATACACAAACGGAAGATGGGAACAAGTTACAGAATTCCAACCATTGGAAGGTTATGTATACATTGGTACCTTTGAAGGCAGTATGCCGATATACATAGAAGACTTATTACCTACCGACACCCCACCCGAAATACAGTTAGCTTCAGGATGGAATTTAGTCGGTGTAAATACATACGGTGGATCATTAGATCATGTAGCATGTGAAGATTTCATTGGAACGGCACCAATTAGCAAATTGCTAGAATTCAGTTCCAGTGGATGGCTAAAACTCAGCGGAAGCGACCCACTTGAACCAACAAATGCATATTGGGCATATGCAGACTCAAGCTGTAGCTTTGCTGGACAGTAA
- the rpiA gene encoding ribose-5-phosphate isomerase RpiA, whose amino-acid sequence MARTKKANDEVPTNSDSLKLKVAKQAAKLVKDEMVVGLGSGSTANLFIQELGKRIVEEELYIYGVPTSFDSRMVASTAGIPLISLDQCGEIDIAVDGADEVCKSTLSLIKGGGGCHTMEKIVDYHAKEFIVLADEGKLVDSLGDKTPVPLEVIPFAYSTVLNKLLKMNTAPAIRTGSGKMGPVITDSGNMIIDVFISIDDAEETENMLNNIPGVLENGVFSKCDKVLVGTSKKVEILKK is encoded by the coding sequence ATGGCTAGGACTAAAAAAGCTAACGATGAAGTACCCACGAATTCTGATTCTTTGAAGTTAAAAGTTGCAAAACAGGCTGCAAAACTTGTAAAAGATGAAATGGTTGTAGGACTTGGTTCAGGCTCAACAGCAAATCTTTTCATTCAGGAACTTGGAAAAAGAATTGTTGAAGAAGAATTATACATTTACGGGGTTCCTACTTCATTCGATTCAAGAATGGTAGCAAGTACTGCCGGAATTCCATTAATTTCACTTGATCAATGTGGTGAAATTGACATTGCAGTAGATGGTGCAGATGAAGTTTGCAAAAGCACTCTTTCACTAATAAAGGGTGGCGGTGGATGCCACACAATGGAAAAAATCGTGGACTACCATGCAAAAGAGTTCATCGTTTTGGCAGATGAAGGAAAATTAGTTGATTCATTAGGTGATAAAACTCCGGTTCCATTAGAAGTAATTCCATTTGCTTATTCCACAGTTTTAAACAAACTTTTAAAAATGAATACTGCACCTGCAATCAGGACTGGTTCTGGAAAAATGGGACCTGTAATTACAGACAGCGGAAACATGATTATTGATGTATTCATCAGCATTGATGATGCAGAAGAAACCGAAAACATGTTAAATAATATTCCTGGAGTTTTAGAGAACGGGGTATTCAGCAAATGTGATAAAGTACTTGTTGGAACTTCCAAAAAAGTAGAAATACTCAAGAAATAA
- a CDS encoding radical SAM protein: protein MDLSNLNEKDLALGCKYCIKGEKLVLYITGLCEESCYYCPLSEKRKKKDVIFANEKQIDSIEEAIEEAYLCGSKGVGITGGNPLLRIERTVEYLKALKEEFGKNFHAHLYTTPKFVNEENLRLLKEADLDEIRLHSTKLFNDFENFDKMEFLEKLKLCKKYVKDVGVEIPGIPNFEKEILDLAFEIDKIGVKFLNINELEYSETNYQALIDRGFSEKDDTTSRISGSFETAKYVRDNFKGKMIIHFCPSSLKDSVQMKNRLINRAMNVAKPYEEITEEGLLLKGIINFKNIEDVSEVIDILKENEVDFELLKDRLYLNPEILEDLIEQLKENEFNFKFSAYISEYYPTSDKLEVERIPIVTKKPNLKLKKK, encoded by the coding sequence ATGGATTTATCAAATTTAAATGAAAAAGATCTGGCCTTGGGCTGTAAATACTGTATAAAAGGAGAAAAACTGGTTTTGTATATTACAGGACTCTGCGAAGAATCCTGCTATTACTGCCCACTTTCAGAAAAAAGGAAGAAAAAGGACGTAATTTTTGCAAATGAAAAGCAGATCGATTCGATTGAAGAAGCGATTGAAGAAGCATATCTTTGTGGAAGTAAAGGGGTAGGAATAACTGGTGGAAATCCACTTTTAAGGATTGAAAGAACGGTTGAATATCTAAAAGCCTTGAAGGAAGAATTTGGAAAGAATTTCCACGCACATTTATACACAACACCAAAATTTGTTAATGAAGAAAATTTAAGGCTTTTAAAAGAAGCAGATCTCGATGAAATTAGATTACACTCAACAAAATTATTTAATGATTTTGAAAATTTCGATAAAATGGAGTTTTTAGAAAAATTGAAACTCTGTAAAAAATACGTCAAAGATGTTGGAGTTGAAATTCCAGGAATTCCAAATTTTGAAAAAGAAATTTTAGATTTGGCTTTTGAAATTGATAAAATCGGCGTAAAATTCTTAAATATCAATGAACTTGAATATTCAGAAACTAACTACCAAGCTTTAATCGATAGAGGATTTTCTGAAAAAGATGATACAACTTCCAGAATTTCAGGAAGCTTTGAAACTGCAAAATATGTACGTGATAATTTTAAAGGAAAAATGATAATCCATTTTTGCCCTTCTTCGTTAAAAGACAGTGTTCAGATGAAAAACCGACTTATAAATCGTGCAATGAACGTTGCAAAACCATATGAAGAAATTACAGAAGAAGGCCTTTTATTAAAAGGAATCATCAATTTTAAAAACATTGAAGACGTTTCAGAAGTAATTGATATATTAAAAGAAAATGAAGTAGACTTTGAGCTTTTAAAAGATCGATTATACTTAAATCCGGAAATTTTAGAAGATTTAATCGAACAGTTAAAAGAAAATGAATTTAATTTTAAATTTAGTGCATATATATCAGAATATTATCCCACATCAGATAAATTGGAAGTTGAAAGAATTCCTATTGTTACAAAAAAACCTAATTTAAAATTAAAGAAAAAATAA
- the fucA gene encoding L-fuculose phosphate aldolase — MNLSNFIKICHLLYDRKYVVGSGGNVSIKNKNLIYITPTGSILGFLNEEDICVADIEGNILKGKPTSELNMHLKIYQNKESINAIVHTHSMYCTAFSALDKKLELLTPEAEIFIKKIAYVDYFPCGSLELAENVSACVEDSIILKNHGIVTLGKDITEAYVKTEVLEEIAQLNYIMNNLGE; from the coding sequence ATGAATTTATCTAACTTTATAAAAATATGCCATCTATTATACGATAGAAAATATGTTGTTGGTTCTGGCGGAAATGTAAGTATAAAAAATAAAAATCTTATTTACATTACTCCAACAGGCTCCATTTTGGGATTTTTAAATGAAGAAGACATTTGTGTTGCAGATATTGAAGGAAATATCCTAAAAGGAAAGCCTACTTCAGAATTAAATATGCATTTGAAAATATATCAAAATAAAGAGTCCATAAATGCAATAGTCCACACTCATTCGATGTATTGTACTGCATTTTCAGCACTAGATAAAAAATTGGAATTATTAACTCCTGAAGCTGAAATTTTTATTAAAAAAATAGCATACGTTGACTATTTTCCATGTGGAAGTTTAGAACTTGCAGAAAATGTTTCAGCTTGCGTTGAAGACTCAATTATTCTAAAAAACCACGGAATAGTTACGCTAGGAAAAGATATAACTGAAGCTTACGTGAAAACTGAAGTTTTAGAAGAAATAGCACAGTTAAATTATATTATGAATAATTTGGGTGAATAA
- a CDS encoding ABC transporter ATP-binding protein — MSVLELKNLIKKFGNSKKDLVAVDNVDLSVQHNEFVSIVGPSGCGKSTILRMIAGLENPTSGGIYLDKKDVLGPDADRGMVFQQYTLLPWKTVLQNVTFGLEIKNVPKEERIEIAKKFIKMVGLEEFCDSYPYELSGGMQQRVAIARTLANDPKIVLMDEPFGALDTQTRAVLQDHLLKIWESEKKTVVFVTHSVDEAVYLSDRVVVMTARPGKIKCIIDIDLGRPRKRTSVEFLEYKKKIIDELKSEVLKTYV; from the coding sequence ATGTCAGTTCTAGAACTTAAAAATCTTATCAAAAAATTTGGAAACAGTAAAAAAGACCTTGTTGCAGTTGATAATGTAGATTTATCTGTACAACATAACGAATTTGTATCAATTGTTGGCCCCAGCGGCTGTGGAAAATCCACAATCTTAAGAATGATTGCAGGACTTGAAAATCCAACATCCGGAGGAATTTACCTCGATAAAAAGGACGTTTTAGGCCCTGATGCAGATAGAGGAATGGTATTTCAACAGTACACCCTTCTTCCTTGGAAAACAGTTCTTCAAAATGTTACTTTTGGACTTGAAATTAAAAACGTTCCAAAGGAAGAAAGAATTGAAATTGCTAAAAAATTTATAAAAATGGTTGGACTTGAAGAATTTTGCGATTCTTACCCTTACGAATTAAGTGGCGGAATGCAACAAAGAGTTGCAATTGCTAGAACTCTTGCAAATGACCCCAAAATTGTACTGATGGATGAGCCATTTGGAGCCCTCGATACACAGACAAGAGCAGTGTTACAGGATCACCTCTTAAAAATATGGGAAAGTGAAAAAAAGACCGTTGTTTTTGTAACGCACAGTGTTGATGAAGCAGTTTATCTGTCAGACCGTGTTGTTGTCATGACTGCACGACCTGGAAAAATAAAATGCATTATTGATATAGATTTGGGCCGACCAAGAAAAAGAACAAGTGTCGAGTTCTTAGAATACAAGAAAAAAATAATTGACGAGTTAAAATCCGAAGTTTTAAAAACTTACGTATAA
- a CDS encoding UPF0147 family protein: MFSAKKLSPTDKLRNISSMLEEIVEDTTVPRNIRAAADNAKNALHNEEQELIVRSATAIQYLDDISEDPNMPIHTRTQIWGIVSELETIKN, encoded by the coding sequence ATGTTTAGCGCCAAAAAATTATCTCCAACAGATAAACTCAGAAATATCTCGTCAATGCTCGAAGAAATCGTGGAAGACACAACTGTTCCAAGAAACATCAGAGCAGCAGCAGACAATGCAAAAAATGCATTACATAACGAAGAACAGGAATTAATTGTGAGAAGTGCAACTGCAATTCAATACTTAGACGATATTAGCGAAGATCCAAACATGCCAATTCATACAAGAACCCAGATCTGGGGAATTGTAAGTGAACTCGAGACAATTAAAAATTAA
- the mch gene encoding methenyltetrahydromethanopterin cyclohydrolase, with protein MISVNLASLPIVEDMINRKEDLNIEVIKLENGATVLDCGVNVMGSFEAGKLFTKICLGGLAHVGISISGSLDNKLVLPCVKIKTSHPAIATLGAQKAGWSVSVGKYFAMGSGPARALAMMPKATYEEIDYKDEADVAILCLESSQLPDENVADHVAEKCGVDVSKVYLLVAPTASMVGAVQISGRVVENGTYKMLEALHFDVRKVKFAAGIAPVAPVIGDDLKMMGATNDMVLYGGRTYYYVKSDEGDDIENLCKSLPSCSAETYGKPFLDVFKEANYDFYKIDKGIFAPAVVTINDLRTGKLMSYGETNVDVIKKSLKFSQL; from the coding sequence GTGATCAGTGTAAATTTAGCTTCATTACCAATTGTTGAAGATATGATCAACAGAAAAGAAGACTTAAACATTGAAGTAATTAAATTGGAAAACGGAGCTACAGTACTTGACTGCGGTGTAAACGTAATGGGTAGCTTTGAAGCAGGTAAATTATTTACTAAAATCTGTCTTGGTGGACTTGCACACGTTGGAATAAGCATTTCAGGATCCCTTGACAACAAACTCGTTTTACCATGTGTAAAAATTAAAACATCACACCCTGCAATTGCAACACTCGGTGCACAAAAAGCTGGATGGAGCGTAAGTGTTGGTAAATACTTCGCAATGGGTTCAGGACCTGCAAGAGCATTAGCAATGATGCCAAAAGCAACCTACGAAGAAATTGACTACAAAGATGAAGCAGATGTTGCAATTCTTTGTTTAGAATCTTCACAACTTCCTGACGAAAATGTTGCTGACCACGTTGCTGAAAAATGTGGCGTAGATGTTTCAAAAGTTTACTTACTCGTCGCTCCAACAGCTTCAATGGTGGGGGCAGTTCAAATCAGCGGTAGAGTTGTAGAAAACGGAACCTACAAAATGTTAGAAGCTCTTCACTTTGATGTAAGAAAAGTCAAATTTGCAGCAGGTATTGCTCCAGTTGCTCCAGTAATCGGAGACGACTTGAAAATGATGGGCGCTACAAACGACATGGTTTTATACGGCGGTAGAACATACTACTACGTTAAAAGCGATGAAGGAGACGACATCGAAAACTTATGCAAATCATTACCATCCTGTTCCGCTGAAACCTATGGAAAACCATTCTTAGATGTATTCAAAGAAGCAAACTATGATTTCTACAAAATTGACAAAGGAATATTTGCTCCAGCAGTTGTTACAATCAACGACCTTAGAACCGGAAAATTAATGTCATACGGTGAAACAAACGTTGATGTAATCAAAAAATCATTAAAATTCAGCCAATTATAA
- a CDS encoding ABC transporter permease, with amino-acid sequence MKLLKNLILPVIGILTWEILAIYLNNPVILPKVESVISILLNPGVGILGTGNLIENTIVSIKRVLIGFFIAGAFAIPLGLLMGYYSLINDLLDMSVELFRPIPPLAWVPLALAWFGIGESSMHFIIFIGAFFPILINTISGVKSVPVIMVEAAKTLGGSTKDILKSVVVPASSPDILTGLRVGAGIAWMCVVAAEMLPGSDAGLGYLIMYAYSLSKMNVVVASMIIIGIIGIILDKGLRYIETKYFCWKKMIK; translated from the coding sequence ATGAAACTACTAAAAAACCTTATTTTACCAGTAATTGGAATTTTAACGTGGGAAATCCTTGCAATTTATTTAAATAATCCCGTAATCCTCCCAAAAGTTGAAAGTGTAATTTCAATCCTTTTAAATCCGGGGGTAGGCATACTAGGGACAGGAAATTTAATTGAAAACACGATTGTGAGCATTAAAAGGGTTTTAATAGGCTTTTTCATTGCAGGAGCTTTTGCAATTCCCCTTGGACTTCTCATGGGCTATTATTCACTTATAAACGACTTATTAGATATGTCGGTTGAACTCTTTAGGCCTATCCCTCCACTTGCGTGGGTTCCGCTTGCCCTTGCATGGTTTGGAATTGGCGAATCCTCAATGCACTTCATCATATTCATAGGTGCATTTTTCCCAATCCTAATAAACACAATTTCAGGAGTTAAAAGCGTACCTGTAATCATGGTTGAAGCTGCAAAAACTCTTGGAGGATCTACAAAAGATATTTTAAAGAGTGTTGTAGTTCCAGCGTCTTCCCCAGATATTTTAACAGGACTTAGGGTTGGAGCAGGAATTGCATGGATGTGTGTTGTTGCAGCGGAAATGCTTCCTGGAAGTGATGCCGGACTTGGATATTTAATCATGTATGCATATTCTTTGAGCAAAATGAACGTTGTCGTAGCTTCTATGATAATAATTGGAATAATTGGAATAATTCTTGATAAAGGGCTTAGATATATTGAAACCAAATACTTCTGCTGGAAAAAAATGATAAAATAA